The Aerococcaceae bacterium DSM 111021 region CTACTTGTGCTAGCTCTAATATATGATGCTTCTTTAAAAATTGTGCTTCATCAATCAAAATACAATATAAGTCTGTATCAATCGCTGAAATTTCATCGAATAAGTTCATGTCATCCGTAATCGGAGTTGCCTCACGGTTTAAACCAGTACGACTTGCAACTAACCCTACTTTTGTACGTGTGTCAACCGCACTCGTATAAATCTTAACTGGTTTATTTTGCTCTTCGTAGTTATGTGCAACCTTTACAATCTCGATTGACTTCCCACTATTCATCGCACCGTATTTGAAGTACAATTTCGCCATGATCATTACTCCTTCTTTTCTACTCTCAACTATTAATAATAAAATAACCAAGCTTCTTAGTCAATTACTTGTATGAAAAATTATAATAAAAACTACTTCATTGAATTTTAGGATATACTATATTAAATCCTTAATAAGAATATCATACAGTCATTATTGTTTTTTTACAATTAAGGTTCGATTTTTTTGACATTCCATTTAAAATATAACTCTTTATTTTCACCCCAATGATTGCTAAAATACTAATGTTAAAAGAGTAAGTTTACTCACCAAAGGAGAATTATTAATGAGCTTTAGAAGTAATATTGCCACACATGTTGGCCGCCTATCTCGTTGGGCTCTTACTAAATTTACTGGTGGCGGAAGCAGTCTGCCAGGTAAATTAGCCCTAACGATTGACCCCGAAATACTCACTGCGTTAGGGGAAAACTATGATGTAGCTATTATCACTGGTACAAATGGTAAAACCTTAACGACTGCGTTAAGTGTATATTCATTAAATGAAGCATATCCTCACGTATTAACAAACCCAACTGGATCTAATATGCATCAAGGTATTGTTAGTACATTCTTAGCTGCGCCCCGACTTGAAAAAAATAAAAAGGGTATCGCAGTTTTGGAAGTAGATGAGGGGTCTTTAAAACATGTTGTAAAACATATAAAACCTAAAGTTTTTATTCACACCAACGTCTTTAGAGATCAGATGGATCGTTATGGAGAAATCTATACAATCTATAAATTAATGGCTGATGCTGCTAAAGAAGTT contains the following coding sequences:
- a CDS encoding thymidine kinase, with product MAKLYFKYGAMNSGKSIEIVKVAHNYEEQNKPVKIYTSAVDTRTKVGLVASRTGLNREATPITDDMNLFDEISAIDTDLYCILIDEAQFLKKHHILELAQVVDRLNIPVMAFGLKNDFSNDLFEGSKYLLIYADKIEELKTICWFCHRKATMNLRINDGKPVYTGEQIQIGGNESYLPVCRSCYHNPSVTNKL